A window of Chitinophaga sp. MM2321 contains these coding sequences:
- the pepT gene encoding peptidase T yields the protein MFTNYQYTVDTRFMRYVQIDTQSDPMSTSFPTTEKQKDLSRLLVKELQEMGITDVELDQHGYVYATIPANTDKKVPVICFCSHVDTSSDSSGTGVKPLVHKQYDGGDIVLPDDETVVISAKEHPYLAGKKGDDIITASGTTLLGADDKAGVAEIMDAANFLMTHPEVKHGAIRILFTPDEEVGRGVEKVNMEKLAAQFGYTMDGGELGSLEDENFSADGARITIYGISAHPGSAKDKLVSAIKIAGEIVDALPKDSLSPETTEDREGFIHPLRIHGTVEKAEIDFIIRDFETSSLEAHETYLRRIMERVMDRYHGAKATLKVTEQYRNMKEVLDQYPQVTAHAAEAIRRAGIQPLKMSIRGGTDGSRLSFMGLPCPNIFTGEMALHSKQEYVSIQDMKKAVQTIVYLAQVWEERS from the coding sequence ATGTTTACAAACTATCAATATACGGTTGACACACGCTTCATGCGTTACGTGCAAATAGATACACAATCAGATCCGATGAGCACCAGTTTTCCGACAACGGAAAAGCAGAAAGATTTATCGCGCTTATTGGTAAAAGAATTACAGGAAATGGGCATCACGGATGTGGAACTGGACCAGCATGGCTATGTGTATGCGACCATCCCGGCCAATACAGATAAAAAAGTACCGGTCATCTGTTTTTGTTCACATGTTGATACTTCTTCCGATAGCAGTGGTACAGGGGTTAAGCCGCTGGTACACAAACAATATGATGGCGGCGATATTGTACTGCCTGATGATGAAACGGTGGTGATCAGCGCCAAGGAACATCCTTACCTAGCCGGCAAAAAGGGCGACGATATTATTACGGCCAGCGGTACTACCTTGCTGGGCGCGGATGACAAGGCAGGGGTGGCGGAAATTATGGATGCTGCCAACTTCCTGATGACGCACCCGGAAGTGAAACATGGTGCTATCCGTATCCTGTTTACCCCTGATGAAGAAGTAGGCCGCGGGGTGGAAAAAGTGAACATGGAAAAACTGGCGGCACAATTTGGCTATACCATGGATGGCGGTGAACTGGGTTCCCTGGAAGATGAAAATTTTTCTGCTGATGGCGCCAGGATCACGATCTATGGCATCAGCGCGCATCCCGGCTCCGCGAAGGATAAGTTGGTAAGTGCCATCAAAATTGCGGGTGAAATCGTAGATGCGTTACCGAAAGACAGCCTCTCCCCGGAAACAACAGAAGACCGCGAAGGCTTTATTCACCCGCTTCGTATACACGGCACCGTAGAAAAAGCCGAGATTGATTTTATAATCCGTGATTTCGAAACCTCCAGCCTGGAAGCGCATGAAACTTACCTGCGCCGTATTATGGAAAGAGTGATGGACCGCTACCATGGCGCAAAGGCTACGCTGAAGGTAACAGAACAGTACCGCAATATGAAAGAGGTACTGGATCAATATCCACAGGTAACGGCGCATGCCGCAGAAGCTATCCGCCGGGCGGGCATACAGCCGCTAAAAATGAGTATTCGTGGTGGAACAGACGGTTCCCGTCTTTCTTTTATGGGTCTGCCATGCCCCAATATTTTTACCGGTGAAATGGCCCTGCACAGCAAACAGGAGTACGTCAGTATTCAGGATATGAAGAAAGCGGTGCAAACAATTGTTTATCTGGCACAGGTTTGGGAAGAAAGATCATAA
- the metE gene encoding 5-methyltetrahydropteroyltriglutamate--homocysteine S-methyltransferase, which yields MRTNIPGYPRIGSQRELKKACENYWTGKISLERLELTARQLRKQNWQTLQEAGIDLIPSNDFSFYDQVLDMSLALGVIPTRFRELQQTLVTPGCLELYFAMARGYQKNGFDIIALEMTKWFDTNYHYLVPEFEEVQTYALQSRKCLNEFKEARSLGILTKPVLIGPVTYILSGKIKSATLTHNLLLERLLPVYIQLFTELYEAGAEWVQLDEPSLVTDLEPGTKALYNTAYTAINTALPQLKIMLTTYFGGLEDNTSLVTELPVQALHIDLVRAPEQLDTVLAALPETMQLSLGVVDGRNIWKNDFTHSIALLQQAIQAIGTERILLATSCSLLHSPYNLDDETTLHPEIKQWMAFAQQKVGEVVALKQILSGNTTLLQENREVMNSRQTSAGIHIPAVKARMKNITDDDLTRRQPFPARQSLQHALLQLPLFPTTTIGSFPQTVEIRQLRSNLKKGNISPEKYDADIRTAITEAIHWQEALGLDVLVHGEFERNDMVEYFGEQLQGFAFTQHGWVQSYGSRCVKPPIIYGDVQRPQPMTVAWSSYAQSLTTKPVKGMLTGPITILQWSFVRNDQPRMQTAFQLALAIRDEVKDLEDAGIGIIQVDEPALREGLPLRKAPRAAYLEQSVQAFKLAVSPVKDETQIHTHMCYAEFNDIIEHIAAMDADVITIETSRSQMELLEAFAHFRYPNETGPGVYDIHSPRVPGVAEMEKLLHKAAQLLPPRNIWVNPDCGLKTRKWPETEMALRNMVLAAAKVRKEFSVELQPG from the coding sequence ATGCGCACAAACATTCCTGGCTACCCCCGGATTGGCAGCCAGCGGGAACTGAAAAAGGCCTGCGAAAACTACTGGACAGGAAAAATATCACTGGAAAGGCTGGAACTAACGGCAAGGCAGCTACGAAAACAAAACTGGCAGACTTTACAGGAGGCAGGCATCGACCTGATACCTTCCAACGATTTTTCGTTTTATGACCAGGTACTGGATATGAGCCTGGCACTTGGAGTGATCCCTACCCGTTTCAGAGAGCTGCAACAAACACTCGTCACCCCCGGCTGCCTGGAACTATATTTCGCCATGGCAAGGGGTTACCAGAAAAACGGCTTCGATATTATCGCCCTGGAAATGACCAAATGGTTTGATACCAACTATCATTACCTCGTACCGGAATTTGAAGAAGTGCAGACTTATGCCCTTCAATCCCGCAAGTGCCTGAATGAATTTAAAGAAGCCCGCAGTCTTGGCATCCTGACCAAACCCGTACTCATTGGTCCGGTTACCTATATTTTAAGCGGTAAAATAAAATCCGCCACGCTCACCCACAACCTGCTACTGGAGCGACTCCTGCCAGTATACATCCAGCTGTTCACCGAACTTTATGAAGCCGGTGCGGAATGGGTACAACTGGATGAGCCATCCCTCGTAACAGACCTGGAACCAGGCACCAAAGCACTTTACAACACCGCCTATACGGCCATCAATACCGCATTGCCCCAGTTGAAAATAATGCTGACCACTTACTTCGGTGGCCTGGAAGACAATACCAGCCTGGTTACAGAGCTGCCGGTACAGGCACTGCATATTGACCTGGTACGCGCTCCGGAACAACTGGATACGGTATTGGCAGCCCTGCCGGAAACCATGCAGCTCTCACTGGGCGTAGTAGATGGCCGCAATATCTGGAAAAATGACTTCACCCATTCCATTGCCTTATTACAGCAAGCGATACAGGCCATCGGCACAGAACGCATACTACTGGCCACTTCCTGCTCCCTGTTGCATAGTCCGTATAACCTGGACGATGAAACAACCCTGCACCCGGAGATCAAACAATGGATGGCCTTCGCTCAACAGAAGGTAGGAGAAGTGGTGGCATTAAAACAAATTCTCTCCGGCAACACAACACTGCTACAGGAAAACAGGGAGGTGATGAACAGCCGTCAAACGTCCGCAGGTATACATATCCCCGCAGTAAAGGCGCGTATGAAAAATATTACGGACGACGACCTGACGCGCAGACAGCCTTTCCCGGCACGGCAATCACTGCAACATGCCTTGCTGCAGCTGCCTTTATTCCCTACTACGACCATCGGATCTTTTCCGCAAACTGTAGAAATACGGCAGCTCCGGTCGAATCTTAAAAAGGGAAATATCTCACCGGAAAAATATGATGCAGACATACGCACCGCTATTACCGAAGCCATTCACTGGCAGGAAGCACTGGGCCTGGATGTATTGGTACATGGCGAATTTGAACGGAATGATATGGTGGAATATTTTGGGGAACAACTACAGGGATTTGCCTTTACACAACATGGCTGGGTACAGAGCTATGGCTCCCGTTGTGTAAAACCACCTATCATTTATGGTGATGTACAACGCCCGCAACCCATGACAGTAGCCTGGAGCAGCTATGCACAGTCGCTCACCACCAAGCCGGTGAAAGGTATGCTCACCGGTCCGATCACGATTCTGCAATGGTCTTTTGTCCGCAACGATCAACCCCGTATGCAGACAGCCTTCCAGCTCGCACTGGCCATCCGTGATGAAGTGAAAGACCTGGAAGATGCCGGTATCGGTATTATCCAGGTAGATGAACCTGCGCTGCGTGAAGGGCTCCCCCTCCGGAAAGCCCCGCGGGCGGCGTACCTGGAGCAATCCGTACAGGCATTCAAACTGGCCGTGAGCCCCGTAAAAGATGAAACGCAGATCCACACCCACATGTGCTATGCAGAATTCAATGATATCATAGAACACATCGCCGCCATGGATGCAGATGTTATCACCATCGAAACATCCCGCTCACAAATGGAGCTGCTGGAAGCGTTTGCGCACTTCCGCTACCCGAATGAAACGGGTCCCGGCGTATATGATATTCACTCTCCACGTGTACCCGGTGTAGCGGAAATGGAAAAGCTACTACACAAAGCAGCCCAGCTCCTGCCTCCACGCAACATCTGGGTAAATCCCGACTGTGGCCTCAAAACAAGGAAATGGCCGGAAACGGAAATGGCCTTGCGTAACATGGTGCTGGCAGCGGCTAAGGTCCGGAAAGAGTTTTCTGTTGAACTGCAACCGGGTTAA
- a CDS encoding cysteine-rich CWC family protein, which yields MLSYEPNASCPRCHRSFECRVDDIHHCQCRDVPLTAEERTFIGQQYSGCLCADCLREMKATCQLPDTSS from the coding sequence ATGCTTTCGTACGAACCCAATGCTTCCTGTCCCCGTTGTCATCGTAGCTTTGAATGCCGCGTAGATGATATCCACCACTGCCAGTGCAGGGATGTTCCATTAACCGCAGAAGAACGTACCTTCATCGGGCAGCAGTATAGTGGTTGTCTTTGTGCAGATTGTTTACGCGAAATGAAGGCAACCTGCCAGTTGCCGGATACATCATCATAA
- a CDS encoding acyl-CoA thioesterase codes for MAYEEQIANSVTRIFKAVFPNTVNHYDTLFGGTAMALMDEVAFITATRFTRMRTVTVSSDKIDFKKPIPHGTIIELVGTVVHVGNSSLKVEVDVFVEQMYLNHREKAISGTFTFVAIDENKKPTAINI; via the coding sequence ATGGCCTACGAAGAACAGATTGCCAATTCCGTTACACGGATATTTAAAGCCGTATTTCCCAATACAGTTAATCATTACGACACCTTATTCGGCGGTACCGCTATGGCCCTGATGGATGAAGTAGCGTTTATTACGGCCACCCGTTTTACCAGGATGCGCACCGTAACCGTATCATCCGATAAGATTGATTTTAAGAAACCGATACCACACGGAACCATTATTGAACTGGTGGGAACAGTTGTACACGTAGGTAATAGTAGCCTGAAAGTAGAAGTAGATGTATTTGTAGAGCAGATGTACCTGAATCACCGAGAGAAGGCTATCAGCGGTACTTTTACATTTGTAGCGATAGACGAAAACAAGAAACCGACAGCAATAAATATTTAG